In Silene latifolia isolate original U9 population chromosome X, ASM4854445v1, whole genome shotgun sequence, the following proteins share a genomic window:
- the LOC141622150 gene encoding proline-rich receptor-like protein kinase PERK15 isoform X1, which translates to MSDGSSSAPEQSPDSPPSDSSETPPPPSDSTTLSPPPSDSSSSPLLSSPPPPEADVVPEQQPPTVEAQPSPPPPDGGGGGDGGGGGNVGQSPPVPAAQVVGPTPPGAGPREVPRLAPPRSSQTSSTNGNEVSTPESTSNNSHGTSNNTALIVGVVALGGILLLLVICCVLCGRKKKKPPSHGPPYGWEGPPKPHPQGGNQYWQSSAQDHVVKIPPPSGGWGQHSSGGVAESGGLNTGGGNINTSLAPSPSLTLGYNKSSFSYEELAAATNNFDKSRMLGQGGFGYVHKGTLPNGKEIAVKSLKSGSGQGEREFQSEVEIISRVHHRHLVSLVGYCIAGGQRMLVYEFVPNDTLEFHLHKKDPPLDFPTRLRIALGSAKGLSYLHEDCHPRIIHRDIKASNILLDENFEAMVADFGLAKLTTDTNTHVSTRVMGTFGYLAPEYASSGKLTEKSDVFSYGVMLLELITGRRPVDPNMKYMEDSLVDWSRPLLAKALETGNYDELADPRLERIYNPPEMQRMVACAAASIRHSAKKRPKMSQIVRALEGDVSLDDLNEGTRGGQSTAFSSSEGGSDYDTRQYNADLKKFRQMAFETQDFASKEHGGDSNDYGLNQSSSSDNSREMNDKLHRPF; encoded by the exons ATGTCGGACGGTTCATCTAGCGCTCCGGAACAATCACCAGATTCACCACCATCAGATTCAAGCGAAACACCGCCACCACCGTCCGATTCAACTACCTTGTCACCGCCGCCGTCCGATTCGTCATCTTCACCACTACTGTCGTCACCACCACCGCCGGAAGCCGATGTCGTGCCAGAGCAACAGCCGCCGACGGTGGAAGCTCAGCCGTCTCCGCCGCCACCTgacggtggcggtggtggtgatggtggaggCGGTGGAAATGTGGGACAGTCGCCACCAGTGCCGGCAGCACAAGTGGTGGGACCGACACCTCCCGGGGCTGGACCGCGTGAAGTACCGCGATTGGCGCCCCCGCGTTCGTCTCAGACATCTTCGACGAATGGAAACGAGGTTTCGACACCAGAATCTACCTCGAATAATAGTCATGGCACTAGTAATAACACTGCGTTAATAGTCGGAGTGGTGGCGCTAGGGGGGATATTATTATTGTTGGTTATTTGTTGTGTGTTGTGTGGGAGGAAGAAAAAGAAGCCACCTAGTCATGGCCCTCCTTATGGTTGGGAGGGTCCTCCTAAGCCTCATCCTCAAG GAGGCAACCAATATTGGCAATCATCGGCCCAAGACCACGTAGTAAAAATACCCCCGCCTTCCGGTGGTTGGGGACAACACAGCAGCGGGGGTGTTGCCGAAAGTGGCGGGCTAAACACGGGAGGCGGAAACATAAACACATCATTAGCGCCATCACCAAGCCTAACACTAGGATACAACAAGAGCAGCTTCAGTTACGAAGAGTTAGCAGCAGCAACAAATAATTTCGACAAGTCGAGAATGCTGGGACAAGGTGGATTTGGGTATGTTCATAAGGGTACCTTGCCAAATGGTAAGGAGATAGCGGTGAAAAGCCTTAAATCGGGAAGTGGACAAGGGGAGAGGGAGTTTCAATCTGAAGTCGAGATTATTAGTCGTGTACATCATCGACATCTTGTGTCTTTGGTTGGGTATTGCATTGCTGGTGGTCAAAGGATGTTGGTTTATGAGTTTGTGCCTAATGATACTTTGGAGTTCCATTTGCATA AAAAGGATCCGCCCTTGGATTTCCCAACTAGGCTTCGCATTGCACTTGGTTCGGCTAAAGGGCTTAGTTACCTTCACGAAGATT GTCACCCAAGAATCATCCACCGAGACATTAAGGCTTCTAACATTTTACTCGATGAAAATTTCGAGGCTATG GTTGCTGATTTTGGACTAGCTAAGCTTACAACTGATACAAATACTCACGTCTCAACTCGTGTCATGGGAACATTCGG GTATCTGGCCCCGGAGTATGCTTCAAGTGGCAAGCTAACAGAAAAGTCCGATGTTTTCTCCTACGGTGTCATGCTCCTAGAACTCATAACGGGACGTCGACCCGTAGACCCTAACATGAAGTACATGGAAGATAGCTTGGTCGATTGG TCAAGGCCACTCCTAGCAAAAGCATTGGAGACCGGAAATTATGACGAGTTAGCGGACCCACGCTTGGAACGGATTTATAATCCTCCAGAAATGCAAAGAATGGTGGCCTGTGCCGCTGCCTCTATCCGGCATTCAGCTAAGAAACGCCCAAAAATGAGTCAG atTGTTCGGGCTCTAGAAGGAGACGTGTCATTAGACGACCTAAACGAAGGCACAAGAGGAGGCCAAAGCACGGCGTTTAGCTCATCAGAAGGAGGCTCGGACTACGATACTCGTCAATACAATGCGGACCTGAAGAAGTTTAGGCAAATGGCTTTCGAAACTCAAGATTTTGCAAGTAAAGAACATGGAGGAGACAGTAACGACTATGGATTAAACCAATCTTCTAGCTCTGATAATTCAAGGGAAATGAATGACAAGTTACACCGACCATTTTAA
- the LOC141622150 gene encoding proline-rich receptor-like protein kinase PERK15 isoform X2: MSDGSSSAPEQSPDSPPSDSSETPPPPSDSTTLSPPPSDSSSSPLLSSPPPPEADVVPEQQPPTVEAQPSPPPPDGGGGGDGGGGGNVGQSPPVPAAQVVGPTPPGAGPREVPRLAPPRSSQTSSTNGNEVSTPESTSNNSHGTSNNTALIVGVVALGGILLLLVICCVLCGRKKKKPPSHGPPYGWEGPPKPHPQGNQYWQSSAQDHVVKIPPPSGGWGQHSSGGVAESGGLNTGGGNINTSLAPSPSLTLGYNKSSFSYEELAAATNNFDKSRMLGQGGFGYVHKGTLPNGKEIAVKSLKSGSGQGEREFQSEVEIISRVHHRHLVSLVGYCIAGGQRMLVYEFVPNDTLEFHLHKKDPPLDFPTRLRIALGSAKGLSYLHEDCHPRIIHRDIKASNILLDENFEAMVADFGLAKLTTDTNTHVSTRVMGTFGYLAPEYASSGKLTEKSDVFSYGVMLLELITGRRPVDPNMKYMEDSLVDWSRPLLAKALETGNYDELADPRLERIYNPPEMQRMVACAAASIRHSAKKRPKMSQIVRALEGDVSLDDLNEGTRGGQSTAFSSSEGGSDYDTRQYNADLKKFRQMAFETQDFASKEHGGDSNDYGLNQSSSSDNSREMNDKLHRPF, translated from the exons ATGTCGGACGGTTCATCTAGCGCTCCGGAACAATCACCAGATTCACCACCATCAGATTCAAGCGAAACACCGCCACCACCGTCCGATTCAACTACCTTGTCACCGCCGCCGTCCGATTCGTCATCTTCACCACTACTGTCGTCACCACCACCGCCGGAAGCCGATGTCGTGCCAGAGCAACAGCCGCCGACGGTGGAAGCTCAGCCGTCTCCGCCGCCACCTgacggtggcggtggtggtgatggtggaggCGGTGGAAATGTGGGACAGTCGCCACCAGTGCCGGCAGCACAAGTGGTGGGACCGACACCTCCCGGGGCTGGACCGCGTGAAGTACCGCGATTGGCGCCCCCGCGTTCGTCTCAGACATCTTCGACGAATGGAAACGAGGTTTCGACACCAGAATCTACCTCGAATAATAGTCATGGCACTAGTAATAACACTGCGTTAATAGTCGGAGTGGTGGCGCTAGGGGGGATATTATTATTGTTGGTTATTTGTTGTGTGTTGTGTGGGAGGAAGAAAAAGAAGCCACCTAGTCATGGCCCTCCTTATGGTTGGGAGGGTCCTCCTAAGCCTCATCCTCAAG GCAACCAATATTGGCAATCATCGGCCCAAGACCACGTAGTAAAAATACCCCCGCCTTCCGGTGGTTGGGGACAACACAGCAGCGGGGGTGTTGCCGAAAGTGGCGGGCTAAACACGGGAGGCGGAAACATAAACACATCATTAGCGCCATCACCAAGCCTAACACTAGGATACAACAAGAGCAGCTTCAGTTACGAAGAGTTAGCAGCAGCAACAAATAATTTCGACAAGTCGAGAATGCTGGGACAAGGTGGATTTGGGTATGTTCATAAGGGTACCTTGCCAAATGGTAAGGAGATAGCGGTGAAAAGCCTTAAATCGGGAAGTGGACAAGGGGAGAGGGAGTTTCAATCTGAAGTCGAGATTATTAGTCGTGTACATCATCGACATCTTGTGTCTTTGGTTGGGTATTGCATTGCTGGTGGTCAAAGGATGTTGGTTTATGAGTTTGTGCCTAATGATACTTTGGAGTTCCATTTGCATA AAAAGGATCCGCCCTTGGATTTCCCAACTAGGCTTCGCATTGCACTTGGTTCGGCTAAAGGGCTTAGTTACCTTCACGAAGATT GTCACCCAAGAATCATCCACCGAGACATTAAGGCTTCTAACATTTTACTCGATGAAAATTTCGAGGCTATG GTTGCTGATTTTGGACTAGCTAAGCTTACAACTGATACAAATACTCACGTCTCAACTCGTGTCATGGGAACATTCGG GTATCTGGCCCCGGAGTATGCTTCAAGTGGCAAGCTAACAGAAAAGTCCGATGTTTTCTCCTACGGTGTCATGCTCCTAGAACTCATAACGGGACGTCGACCCGTAGACCCTAACATGAAGTACATGGAAGATAGCTTGGTCGATTGG TCAAGGCCACTCCTAGCAAAAGCATTGGAGACCGGAAATTATGACGAGTTAGCGGACCCACGCTTGGAACGGATTTATAATCCTCCAGAAATGCAAAGAATGGTGGCCTGTGCCGCTGCCTCTATCCGGCATTCAGCTAAGAAACGCCCAAAAATGAGTCAG atTGTTCGGGCTCTAGAAGGAGACGTGTCATTAGACGACCTAAACGAAGGCACAAGAGGAGGCCAAAGCACGGCGTTTAGCTCATCAGAAGGAGGCTCGGACTACGATACTCGTCAATACAATGCGGACCTGAAGAAGTTTAGGCAAATGGCTTTCGAAACTCAAGATTTTGCAAGTAAAGAACATGGAGGAGACAGTAACGACTATGGATTAAACCAATCTTCTAGCTCTGATAATTCAAGGGAAATGAATGACAAGTTACACCGACCATTTTAA